A single region of the Microlunatus panaciterrae genome encodes:
- a CDS encoding glycosyltransferase 87 family protein: MGDEGEAVAPAPRLGWLLALAIAAAAFLARLIPVLRSSGLYAVKQYDSAVYFGAAIGLVHGRMPYRDFLLLHPPGIVLALAPFAVLGYGVGDAQAMALARLGCMLLGSLNAVVIYRILRPATIFGAVFGGLFYAVFYPAVAVEQTTRLEPVAGTCLVVALLLLCRERRRDVAGWVVLAGALLGYATVVKIWGVVPFLVLAVWLLRAAGLRQLLWLTLGAVGAGTVVCLPFFLASPVQMWRYVIVNQVDRARSATPVTARLADMTGLGLLKQPLAAWLPLLVGVAVLCFVLAAVLATHLPEARLAVALLGILSLMLLAVPSWFPHYPGLIAGPAAITVGAATGPLLRRTARWRPRAPVLVTAALVVGLTVYAVPLRGARFGHSFPAARLQAAVRTLPGCITSDDPSTLIELDVLSRNLDRGCHLSLDLGGYSYVRRSEGSNLRRHNDPEWQRFALSYLSSGSATLVVRYSTRFGFTRATEATINRWPVIARAGRYQLRRPSWVAPPP, from the coding sequence ATGGGGGATGAAGGAGAAGCGGTCGCACCGGCCCCCAGGCTCGGCTGGTTGCTGGCGCTGGCCATAGCCGCCGCCGCCTTCCTCGCTCGGCTGATTCCGGTACTGCGCTCCTCCGGCCTCTATGCGGTCAAGCAGTATGACTCCGCCGTCTACTTCGGAGCCGCCATCGGCCTGGTGCACGGCAGGATGCCCTATCGCGACTTCCTGCTGCTCCACCCGCCCGGGATCGTGCTGGCTCTGGCCCCGTTCGCGGTGCTCGGCTACGGGGTCGGAGACGCCCAGGCGATGGCGCTCGCCAGGCTGGGTTGCATGCTCCTAGGGAGCCTGAATGCCGTTGTGATCTACCGGATCCTGAGGCCCGCCACGATCTTCGGTGCGGTCTTCGGTGGCCTCTTCTATGCGGTCTTCTACCCGGCGGTCGCCGTCGAACAGACCACCCGGCTGGAACCGGTCGCCGGCACCTGTCTCGTCGTCGCCCTCCTGCTCCTGTGCCGCGAGCGGCGCCGCGACGTCGCCGGCTGGGTGGTGCTGGCCGGGGCGCTGTTGGGCTATGCCACTGTGGTGAAGATCTGGGGAGTCGTCCCGTTCCTGGTGCTCGCCGTCTGGCTCCTACGCGCTGCCGGCCTCCGACAGCTGCTCTGGTTGACACTCGGCGCGGTCGGTGCCGGAACCGTGGTCTGTCTGCCATTCTTTCTCGCCTCTCCGGTGCAGATGTGGCGTTATGTCATCGTCAACCAAGTGGATCGGGCTCGTTCCGCGACACCCGTGACTGCACGGTTGGCCGACATGACGGGACTCGGCCTGCTCAAGCAGCCGCTGGCGGCGTGGCTACCACTGCTGGTGGGGGTCGCCGTCCTGTGTTTCGTCCTAGCCGCGGTGCTCGCGACCCACCTGCCGGAGGCTCGCCTCGCCGTCGCGTTGCTGGGCATCCTGTCGCTGATGCTGCTTGCCGTGCCGTCCTGGTTTCCGCACTATCCGGGCCTGATCGCAGGACCGGCGGCCATCACGGTCGGCGCAGCGACAGGACCACTCCTGCGCAGGACGGCCCGGTGGAGGCCCAGGGCACCCGTCCTCGTGACCGCGGCTCTGGTGGTCGGCCTCACCGTCTACGCTGTGCCGCTGAGAGGGGCGCGCTTCGGGCACTCCTTCCCCGCGGCGCGCCTGCAAGCCGCCGTCCGCACCCTCCCCGGCTGCATCACCTCAGACGACCCGAGCACTCTGATCGAACTCGACGTTCTCAGTCGCAACCTGGACCGGGGGTGTCACCTCTCCCTCGACCTGGGCGGGTATTCCTACGTCCGACGCTCAGAAGGCAGCAACCTCAGACGCCACAACGACCCTGAATGGCAGCGGTTTGCGCTAAGCTATCTGAGCAGCGGGTCCGCGACCCTGGTGGTGCGCTACAGCACGCGGTTCGGGTTCACGCGCGCAACGGAGGCGACGATCAACCGCTGGCCCGTCATCGCTCGTGCCGGCCGATATCAACTTCGCCGTCCCTCGTGGGTGGCACCGCCACCTTGA
- a CDS encoding ArsR/SmtB family transcription factor — protein sequence MSQPQAEQIAPLLKALADPVRLRLMSMVASHKGGEACVCDLTDAFDLSQPTISHHLKVLHEVGLLDRSKRGVWVYYRARSEALASLAALIGSSECAP from the coding sequence TTGAGCCAGCCTCAGGCGGAGCAGATCGCGCCGCTGCTGAAGGCGCTGGCCGATCCCGTTCGGCTGCGGTTGATGTCGATGGTGGCGTCCCACAAGGGTGGTGAAGCCTGCGTCTGCGACCTCACCGATGCCTTCGACCTCTCCCAACCCACCATCAGCCATCACCTCAAGGTGCTGCACGAGGTGGGGTTGCTCGATCGCTCCAAGAGAGGGGTCTGGGTCTACTACCGGGCCCGGTCCGAGGCGTTGGCGAGCCTGGCCGCCCTGATCGGGAGCTCCGAATGCGCGCCCTGA
- a CDS encoding ArsI/CadI family heavy metal resistance metalloenzyme translates to MSRVQLALNVDSIDEAVAFYSKLFGAEPAKRRPGYANFAIAEPPLKLVLLENPGQGGSLNHLGVEVADVDTVDAEQTRLAEAGLASIDERGTTCCYAKQDKFWVEGAPSGERWEIYTVLADSQSFFATTPEQDACCGPQQVAAEHAATADQGAAGEPVASVGGCC, encoded by the coding sequence ATGTCCCGAGTACAGCTGGCCCTCAACGTCGACAGCATCGACGAGGCGGTTGCCTTCTACTCCAAGCTGTTCGGTGCCGAACCGGCCAAGCGCCGCCCCGGCTACGCCAACTTCGCCATTGCCGAACCGCCTCTCAAGCTTGTCCTGCTGGAGAACCCTGGTCAGGGCGGCTCTCTCAACCATCTCGGCGTCGAGGTTGCCGACGTCGACACCGTCGATGCCGAGCAGACCCGCCTTGCCGAGGCGGGTCTGGCCTCGATCGACGAGCGTGGAACCACCTGCTGCTACGCGAAGCAGGACAAGTTCTGGGTGGAGGGAGCGCCGAGCGGCGAGCGGTGGGAGATCTACACCGTCCTGGCTGACAGCCAGAGCTTCTTTGCCACCACGCCCGAGCAGGACGCCTGCTGTGGCCCTCAACAGGTGGCAGCTGAACACGCTGCGACAGCTGACCAGGGGGCTGCGGGCGAGCCGGTAGCCAGCGTCGGCGGCTGCTGCTGA
- a CDS encoding YihY/virulence factor BrkB family protein: MGDRGRPARRFPLHRAPSAWMRSVWRLLAQTVGACFRYRVTGLAAEAAFFAILSLPPLIFGLAGAIGYVANRFDVKTVSNFRSQVLALASRALTTDSVNKVIKPTLDEVLAGGRFEIISIGFIIALWSGSRALNVFVDTITIMYGLAGKRGIVRTRALSFSLYLVFLLVGVVLLPLVLAGPTVIDEILPSQLEIVGALYWPVVLLGSVCILATLYHLAVPVRTRWRADLPGAALTLLMWIGGSALLRVVLSVSTGGTSIYGPLAAPIAVLIWLYVIAIAVLIGAAFNAALDVVWPRLSGIHPAQADQIDEATRLPD, translated from the coding sequence ATGGGAGATCGCGGGCGGCCTGCACGGAGGTTTCCGCTGCACCGGGCGCCGAGCGCGTGGATGCGGTCGGTCTGGCGCCTGCTGGCCCAGACGGTCGGCGCCTGCTTCCGCTACCGGGTCACCGGGCTCGCCGCCGAGGCGGCCTTCTTCGCCATTCTGTCCCTGCCGCCGTTGATCTTCGGTCTTGCTGGAGCCATCGGCTATGTCGCCAACCGCTTCGACGTCAAGACGGTCAGCAACTTCCGTTCCCAGGTGCTGGCCCTGGCCTCCCGGGCGCTGACCACCGACTCCGTCAACAAGGTGATCAAACCCACTCTGGACGAGGTGCTGGCCGGCGGCCGGTTCGAGATCATCTCCATTGGCTTCATCATCGCCCTCTGGTCAGGTTCGCGGGCACTGAACGTCTTCGTCGACACGATCACCATCATGTACGGTCTGGCCGGCAAACGCGGCATCGTCCGCACCCGGGCGCTGTCCTTCTCGCTCTACCTGGTCTTCCTGCTGGTCGGGGTGGTGCTGCTCCCGCTGGTGCTGGCCGGTCCCACCGTCATCGATGAGATCCTGCCCAGCCAGCTGGAGATCGTCGGTGCGCTGTACTGGCCGGTGGTCCTGCTGGGATCGGTCTGCATCCTCGCCACCCTGTACCACCTGGCGGTGCCCGTACGGACGCGATGGCGAGCGGACCTGCCGGGCGCGGCACTGACCCTGCTGATGTGGATCGGCGGCAGCGCCCTCCTCCGGGTGGTGCTGAGCGTCTCCACCGGGGGCACCTCGATCTACGGTCCGCTCGCCGCGCCGATCGCGGTCCTGATCTGGTTGTACGTGATCGCGATCGCGGTGCTGATCGGCGCCGCGTTCAACGCCGCCCTGGACGTGGTCTGGCCCCGGCTCTCGGGCATCCACCCGGCCCAGGCGGACCAGATCGACGAGGCGACGCGTCTGCCAGACTGA
- a CDS encoding WD40 repeat domain-containing protein produces the protein MSLGRLICSAELPFTVSRVAYSADGLWLAAAGTSSDAAGGVVVLDAGSGRPRWMVDLPGPTALQFTSDDRHLVVGSESLPTGPDGLTVENRTVRLLRADSGAQVWQVSGLSAYEIAVSPDSGLIAVVRGMEPPGEVILLSATTGQRLRDLGQTSHLRFRPVFSADSQRLLVYADGVLRLVDCATGESRASLASPGIVQATLRPGGGEIVALRRDARVARLPLHPPTTAAEVPLPGAVRVPLDPLEQFFHGFRNAFAPVAFSPDGSRVAVRYAGRFPPLGDLRLGVFDTDDGHPVFPPRPLPSLSLRLRIDFSPDGRLIAANGLFTDAPPDAVGFSVFDADSGLGAQQETDEITDLAFSPDGCQIAVGGAGFVRVRDVETLRATVSFGVRVTRMAIQNTAAGSGLVAVIGEPAPRALADRSSAGGEQENLALFDARTGTRQWAQHLHPGTPRWLGFGAGAETLAVADSNGAVRILLTSSGEQRGLVNHGDAVRGFAIGPSTRTWLATASQDKTARRIDLPAGVERWQSRHPRSVTLVAISSDERLVATACTDNVVRVLNANDGVELRRVDRQAQVRALSFAPGSVLLAIGYADSSVTLADADTATTADPLTQGGPVTALAFSSDGAFLAIAAGSRVRLYALQPGAAVLIRELRMTAPVTALTFHPAEALLAVVTEGPAVIIFDPRTGRERRRVIHPGGVRDVAYSPDGTLLAITGTDGTIRIYPGRVG, from the coding sequence ATGAGCCTGGGACGTCTGATCTGCTCGGCCGAACTGCCGTTCACCGTGAGCCGGGTGGCCTACAGCGCCGACGGGCTCTGGCTCGCGGCAGCAGGCACCAGCTCGGATGCGGCGGGCGGCGTCGTGGTGCTGGATGCCGGCAGCGGGCGGCCGCGCTGGATGGTGGACCTGCCCGGTCCGACCGCCCTTCAGTTCACCTCGGACGACAGGCACCTGGTGGTCGGCTCCGAGTCCCTCCCCACCGGACCGGACGGTCTCACAGTGGAGAACCGCACGGTGCGGCTGTTGCGGGCCGACAGCGGGGCGCAGGTCTGGCAGGTGTCTGGTCTGTCGGCCTACGAGATCGCGGTCAGCCCGGACAGTGGCCTGATCGCCGTCGTCCGCGGCATGGAGCCGCCCGGCGAGGTGATTCTGCTGTCCGCGACCACCGGACAACGGCTACGTGACCTGGGCCAGACGTCCCATCTCCGCTTCCGCCCGGTGTTCAGCGCAGACTCCCAACGGCTGCTGGTCTATGCCGATGGCGTGCTCCGGCTCGTCGACTGTGCCACCGGAGAGTCTCGAGCCTCGCTGGCCTCACCCGGCATCGTGCAGGCGACTCTGCGCCCCGGCGGCGGCGAGATCGTCGCCCTACGCCGCGACGCCCGAGTCGCTCGACTCCCACTGCACCCACCCACGACGGCTGCCGAGGTCCCCCTGCCGGGTGCGGTACGGGTTCCCCTCGATCCGCTCGAGCAGTTCTTCCACGGCTTCCGCAACGCCTTCGCACCCGTCGCTTTCAGCCCCGATGGCAGCCGGGTGGCGGTCCGGTACGCCGGGCGGTTCCCCCCGTTGGGCGACCTGAGGCTCGGTGTCTTCGACACTGACGACGGCCACCCGGTCTTCCCGCCACGTCCATTGCCGAGCCTGTCGTTACGTCTGAGAATCGACTTCAGCCCGGATGGACGGCTGATCGCTGCCAACGGGCTGTTCACTGATGCGCCCCCCGATGCCGTCGGCTTCAGCGTCTTTGACGCCGACTCCGGCCTGGGTGCCCAGCAGGAGACGGATGAGATCACTGACCTGGCGTTCTCACCAGATGGCTGCCAGATCGCGGTCGGCGGCGCGGGTTTCGTCCGCGTACGCGACGTCGAGACCTTGCGAGCCACTGTGTCGTTCGGGGTACGGGTGACGCGGATGGCCATCCAGAACACTGCGGCAGGTAGCGGCCTCGTTGCCGTGATCGGGGAGCCTGCCCCAAGGGCACTCGCTGATCGGTCATCGGCGGGTGGCGAGCAGGAGAACCTCGCTCTTTTCGACGCCAGGACGGGGACCCGGCAATGGGCGCAGCACCTGCACCCCGGCACACCGCGATGGCTCGGCTTCGGCGCTGGCGCCGAGACGCTCGCGGTCGCGGACAGCAACGGCGCTGTTCGGATCCTACTGACGTCGTCCGGCGAGCAGCGTGGCCTGGTCAACCACGGTGATGCGGTTCGCGGCTTTGCGATCGGTCCGAGCACCAGGACCTGGCTGGCCACAGCCAGCCAGGACAAGACGGCTCGCCGGATCGATCTTCCGGCCGGCGTCGAGCGCTGGCAGTCCCGTCATCCTCGATCGGTCACCCTGGTCGCGATCAGCAGTGACGAGCGGCTGGTCGCGACCGCCTGCACAGACAATGTGGTCCGCGTGCTGAACGCGAACGATGGCGTCGAGCTGCGCCGCGTCGACCGGCAAGCCCAGGTGCGAGCACTCAGCTTCGCGCCCGGCAGCGTCCTGCTCGCTATCGGCTACGCCGACAGCTCCGTCACCCTGGCCGATGCCGACACCGCGACCACAGCCGACCCACTGACCCAAGGCGGTCCAGTGACCGCACTAGCCTTCAGCAGCGACGGGGCGTTCCTCGCCATCGCAGCCGGCTCGCGAGTGCGCCTCTACGCCCTGCAACCGGGAGCAGCCGTCCTCATCCGGGAACTTCGCATGACAGCGCCGGTGACCGCGCTTACGTTCCACCCGGCCGAGGCGCTTCTCGCCGTGGTCACCGAGGGGCCGGCCGTGATCATCTTCGATCCGCGCACCGGTCGCGAACGACGTCGGGTGATCCATCCCGGGGGCGTCCGCGACGTCGCGTACTCGCCGGACGGCACGCTGCTGGCCATCACCGGCACAGACGGCACCATCCGCATCTACCCAGGGAGAGTCGGTTGA
- a CDS encoding cation-translocating P-type ATPase yields MDATADLALVGLTTKEAARRLATEGPNELPTEKPRNLLQQAWQVLRQPMLMLLAVAGTVNFLLAEPLDGIVLISFVVVVIGISIYQEHKTEGALAALRDLSAPRALVIRDGVQMRIAGRDLVRGDWVVLAEGDRVPADGVLVESVNFAVDESALTGESVPVRKASIDAGSLSAAMGPPGGDATPWVYSGTLVVKGRGLTLVKGTGASTELGRIGTALSTIEVERTPLQREIDRLVRFIAVLGLAAAALVVLVYRLTRGAWLEGLLAGIATAMAMVPEEFPVVLTVFLALGAWRMSQKHVLTRRSAVIETLGSATVICVDKTGTLTMNSMTVADLIVGEEVFTLDAQPLPEAFHTIAEFSVLASPIDPFDPMDKAFTVLGERYLQQTEHLHADWELVREYALSENMLALSHVWRSPTNSHYVVAAKGAPEAIAALCHLGPEELASLTAQVERATASGQRVLAVARALVDQDEDLPTEQQGFDFEYLGLAGLLDPVRPGVAHAVAECASAGVRTVMITGDYPGTAMAIAREVGLDHGAGYITGPELQVIDDDELASRVRSVSVFARMVPGQKLRLIRALKANGEVVGMTGDGVNDAPALRAADIGMAMGARGTDVAREAAALVITDDDFASIAAGVRQGRGIFDNLRKAMSYIIAVHVPIVGMSLVPIFVGDWPLVLLPAQIAFLELIIDPACSVVFEAEEFDPAIMDQQPRGLEEPMFRRRVLILAVLQGLSMLAAVLAVFLWTVLTGRPDTVVRSITFATLVIGNLALILVNRSWRLSIWRTFRERRNGTLKWILTATLLLLIVVLSVPWLREAFNLGPVRAVDWLLALLAGVAGVVWFEIYKITGRARKTVRTPNRRFQDP; encoded by the coding sequence ATGGACGCTACTGCGGACCTTGCGCTGGTTGGCCTGACCACGAAGGAAGCGGCACGGCGCCTGGCGACGGAGGGGCCCAACGAGCTGCCCACGGAGAAGCCACGCAACCTCCTGCAGCAGGCCTGGCAGGTGCTGCGCCAACCGATGCTGATGCTGCTCGCCGTCGCCGGAACGGTCAACTTCCTGCTCGCCGAGCCGTTGGACGGGATCGTCCTGATCTCCTTCGTGGTGGTGGTGATCGGCATCTCCATCTACCAGGAGCACAAGACCGAAGGTGCGCTGGCCGCCCTGCGCGATCTGTCCGCACCACGTGCCCTGGTGATCCGCGACGGCGTGCAAATGCGCATCGCTGGCCGCGACCTGGTGCGCGGTGACTGGGTGGTGCTGGCCGAGGGCGACCGGGTCCCGGCCGATGGGGTGCTGGTCGAGAGCGTCAACTTCGCGGTGGACGAGTCTGCCTTGACCGGCGAGTCGGTCCCGGTTCGCAAGGCGTCGATCGACGCCGGCTCGCTCTCCGCTGCGATGGGCCCGCCGGGAGGTGATGCGACCCCGTGGGTGTACTCGGGCACGCTGGTGGTCAAGGGCCGAGGACTGACGCTGGTGAAGGGGACCGGGGCCAGCACCGAGCTGGGCCGGATCGGCACGGCACTGAGCACCATCGAGGTCGAGCGCACACCCCTGCAGCGGGAGATCGACCGGCTGGTGCGCTTCATCGCGGTGCTGGGTCTGGCCGCAGCCGCGCTGGTGGTGCTGGTCTACCGACTGACGCGCGGGGCCTGGCTCGAGGGCCTCCTCGCCGGAATCGCGACGGCCATGGCCATGGTGCCGGAGGAGTTCCCGGTCGTCCTCACCGTGTTCCTGGCGCTCGGCGCTTGGCGCATGTCGCAGAAGCATGTGCTGACGCGGCGGTCAGCGGTGATCGAGACACTCGGGTCGGCCACGGTGATCTGTGTCGACAAGACCGGCACACTGACGATGAACAGCATGACGGTCGCGGACCTCATCGTTGGCGAGGAGGTCTTCACGCTCGACGCGCAGCCCCTTCCCGAGGCGTTCCACACGATCGCCGAGTTCTCCGTCCTCGCCTCGCCGATCGACCCGTTCGACCCGATGGACAAGGCCTTCACCGTCCTGGGCGAGCGCTATCTCCAACAGACCGAGCACCTGCACGCCGACTGGGAGCTGGTGCGCGAGTACGCGCTCTCGGAGAACATGCTGGCTCTCTCGCATGTCTGGCGATCCCCCACCAACAGCCACTACGTCGTCGCCGCCAAGGGGGCTCCGGAGGCCATCGCCGCCCTGTGTCATCTCGGGCCCGAAGAGCTCGCCTCGCTCACGGCCCAGGTCGAGAGGGCGACAGCCAGCGGCCAGCGCGTGCTGGCCGTCGCCCGGGCCTTGGTCGACCAGGATGAGGACCTGCCCACCGAACAACAGGGTTTCGACTTCGAGTATCTCGGGCTGGCCGGTCTACTCGACCCCGTACGCCCAGGGGTGGCGCACGCTGTGGCCGAGTGTGCCAGCGCCGGGGTGCGTACGGTCATGATCACCGGTGACTATCCGGGCACGGCGATGGCGATCGCTCGTGAGGTCGGCCTGGACCATGGCGCCGGCTACATCACCGGTCCAGAGCTCCAGGTCATCGACGACGACGAGCTTGCCAGCCGAGTTCGTTCGGTGAGCGTCTTCGCGCGGATGGTCCCCGGGCAGAAGCTGCGGCTGATCCGCGCGCTCAAGGCCAATGGCGAGGTGGTCGGGATGACGGGCGACGGCGTCAACGATGCACCCGCCTTGCGTGCCGCCGACATCGGGATGGCGATGGGGGCACGGGGTACCGATGTGGCACGGGAGGCGGCCGCCCTCGTGATCACCGACGACGACTTCGCCTCGATCGCCGCCGGTGTGCGCCAGGGACGTGGCATCTTCGACAACCTGCGTAAGGCGATGTCCTACATCATTGCTGTGCACGTGCCGATCGTGGGCATGTCACTGGTGCCGATCTTCGTCGGCGACTGGCCGCTGGTGCTGCTACCGGCGCAGATCGCCTTTCTCGAGCTGATCATCGACCCTGCCTGCTCTGTGGTGTTCGAGGCGGAAGAGTTCGACCCGGCGATCATGGACCAGCAGCCGCGAGGGCTCGAAGAGCCGATGTTCCGCCGCAGAGTGCTCATTCTGGCCGTGCTGCAAGGACTTTCGATGCTCGCTGCCGTGCTGGCTGTCTTTCTGTGGACCGTGCTGACGGGGCGTCCCGACACCGTCGTGCGTTCGATCACCTTCGCCACGCTCGTGATCGGGAACTTGGCTCTGATTCTGGTGAACCGCTCCTGGCGACTGTCGATCTGGCGCACGTTCCGGGAGCGACGCAATGGCACGCTCAAGTGGATCCTGACAGCGACCCTGCTACTGCTGATCGTCGTACTGAGCGTTCCTTGGCTCCGGGAGGCCTTCAACCTCGGCCCGGTACGGGCCGTCGACTGGCTCCTCGCTCTGCTCGCAGGGGTCGCTGGCGTGGTGTGGTTCGAGATCTACAAGATCACGGGGCGCGCCCGCAAGACCGTGAGAACACCCAACCGCCGCTTCCAAGACCCCTAG
- a CDS encoding SpoIID/LytB domain-containing protein — translation MITEVPATPSATTGTSATVRRVRRRLLAAAGAALSVLLGCQLLAPSPAAADSAVLPQDGTFTLNGAGFGHGWGMSQYGAEGAARQGLSWQQILNFYYPGTTLSSLPKSTKIRVWITADYDHDTRVVASPGLKVLGAGGTSLVLPTGSSYAYWRIMESDSALKLKYRSATGSWKTLQTTLTGTSWGFENTAKIVAVQLPNGTVRELRGRVSAVLSGGVIKTVNRLTMEQYLQSVVPSEMPTSWDRDAVATQAVAARSFAARTQANTSSRASYDVCDTTACQVYSGYATVSGGRRTIRETAAGNAAVAATAGQVLKYGSTIAFTQFASSNGGHTAQGDFPYLSAHPDPYDGVVVSNAWSRKITAATVARVWPSVGTVRQLQVTVRDGAGRYGGRVKTIKIIGSNSTLSVSGGSFQSVFGLRSTLFTITGAVPPAAAPVAKVTTTGSCVDGGGITWKTKAVWGSTYTGADGIKRVRIDYAGWTTRARTVATDSTVRSYTGSGVRLQTLNRTRSLDYRLGTVYDARNPLNPPSAPGKAKIRISVGKDRDGKPRCTVTHVQPKQ, via the coding sequence ATGATCACAGAGGTCCCAGCCACCCCATCTGCCACCACTGGCACGTCAGCAACTGTGCGCAGGGTGCGCCGCCGACTGCTCGCGGCCGCAGGCGCCGCACTCAGCGTGCTCCTGGGCTGCCAGCTGCTGGCCCCCTCCCCGGCCGCAGCCGACTCGGCCGTGCTTCCGCAGGACGGGACCTTCACGCTCAACGGCGCCGGGTTCGGTCATGGCTGGGGCATGTCCCAGTACGGGGCCGAGGGCGCCGCGAGGCAGGGGTTGAGCTGGCAGCAGATCCTCAACTTCTACTACCCCGGCACGACGCTGTCCTCGCTGCCGAAGAGCACGAAGATCAGGGTCTGGATCACCGCCGACTACGACCATGACACCCGAGTAGTGGCCAGCCCCGGGTTGAAGGTTCTCGGCGCGGGTGGGACCTCGCTCGTGCTGCCGACCGGAAGCAGCTACGCGTACTGGCGGATCATGGAGTCCGACTCGGCGCTGAAGCTGAAGTACCGCTCGGCCACCGGCAGTTGGAAGACTCTCCAGACGACGCTCACCGGGACCAGCTGGGGCTTCGAGAACACCGCCAAGATTGTCGCGGTTCAGCTGCCGAACGGGACGGTGCGAGAGCTCCGTGGCCGTGTCTCGGCGGTCCTGTCCGGTGGTGTGATCAAGACGGTCAACAGGCTGACGATGGAGCAGTACCTGCAGTCGGTGGTCCCCTCGGAGATGCCGACGTCGTGGGATCGTGACGCCGTCGCGACCCAGGCAGTCGCGGCCCGCTCGTTCGCCGCCCGAACCCAGGCCAACACCAGCTCGCGCGCCAGCTATGACGTCTGCGACACCACGGCCTGCCAGGTCTACTCCGGCTATGCCACCGTCTCTGGCGGTCGGCGGACCATCCGGGAGACGGCTGCCGGCAACGCCGCCGTCGCCGCCACCGCCGGGCAGGTCCTCAAGTACGGCTCCACCATCGCGTTCACCCAGTTCGCCAGCTCCAACGGCGGCCATACTGCCCAGGGTGACTTCCCTTACCTCAGTGCCCACCCCGACCCGTACGACGGCGTCGTCGTGTCGAACGCCTGGTCACGGAAGATCACCGCAGCGACCGTGGCTCGCGTGTGGCCGTCGGTCGGGACCGTCAGGCAGCTGCAGGTCACCGTGCGCGACGGCGCCGGCAGGTATGGCGGCCGGGTCAAGACCATCAAGATCATCGGCAGCAACAGCACCCTCAGCGTCAGCGGCGGTTCGTTCCAGTCCGTTTTCGGCCTGCGTTCCACCCTCTTCACCATCACCGGTGCCGTGCCGCCGGCCGCTGCCCCGGTCGCCAAGGTGACCACGACAGGGTCGTGCGTCGACGGTGGCGGGATCACCTGGAAGACGAAGGCTGTCTGGGGCTCGACCTACACCGGCGCCGACGGCATCAAGCGGGTCCGCATCGACTACGCAGGTTGGACGACCAGGGCACGCACCGTGGCCACCGACTCCACCGTCAGGAGCTACACCGGTTCCGGTGTCCGACTGCAGACCCTCAACCGGACCCGCTCGCTCGACTACCGCTTGGGCACGGTCTACGACGCCCGCAACCCGCTGAATCCGCCGAGCGCTCCCGGCAAGGCGAAGATTCGGATCTCGGTCGGCAAGGACCGCGACGGCAAGCCCCGTTGCACGGTCACACACGTTCAACCGAAGCAGTGA
- a CDS encoding class I SAM-dependent methyltransferase: protein MGSAVPGDRWSSGEQYEPYIGRWSRAVASDFVAWLGLPARATWLDVGCGTGALSGAVQRLAAPSHLLGVDPSPAFIDYARSHVVDSAVSFAVGDAQRLPADDGSFDAVVSGLVLNFIPDRPGALGEMRRVARSGGVVAAYVWDYPGEMWLLRHFWDAAVELDAAALDLHEGYRFAFCRQAELALLFEAAGFAQVVSRGLVVPTVFSSFDDYWQPFLGGQGPAPTYVRSLDENRRNELRTAVHDRLPQGHDGSISLSARAWAVKARR from the coding sequence ATGGGGAGTGCGGTTCCGGGTGACCGGTGGTCGAGTGGTGAGCAGTACGAGCCGTATATCGGCCGCTGGAGCCGAGCGGTCGCCTCGGACTTCGTCGCGTGGCTGGGCCTCCCGGCTAGGGCGACCTGGCTCGACGTGGGATGCGGTACGGGGGCGCTCAGCGGGGCTGTGCAGCGTCTGGCAGCACCGTCACACCTGCTGGGGGTGGACCCGTCGCCGGCGTTCATCGACTACGCACGCAGCCACGTGGTCGACTCGGCGGTCAGCTTCGCCGTCGGTGACGCGCAGCGGCTCCCCGCCGACGATGGCTCCTTCGACGCCGTCGTGTCGGGGCTGGTGCTGAACTTCATCCCGGACCGTCCCGGTGCGCTGGGCGAGATGCGTCGGGTGGCCCGCAGCGGCGGTGTCGTTGCTGCCTACGTCTGGGACTATCCAGGAGAGATGTGGCTGCTTCGGCACTTCTGGGACGCGGCGGTTGAGCTCGACGCTGCTGCCCTCGACCTGCACGAGGGATACCGGTTCGCCTTCTGCCGGCAGGCGGAACTGGCGCTGCTGTTCGAGGCTGCCGGGTTCGCGCAGGTGGTGAGCCGGGGTCTTGTGGTCCCTACGGTGTTCTCCAGCTTCGACGACTATTGGCAGCCGTTCCTGGGTGGCCAGGGACCTGCACCGACCTACGTCAGATCCCTGGATGAGAACCGGCGCAACGAGCTCCGCACTGCCGTCCATGACCGCCTTCCGCAGGGCCACGACGGGTCGATCTCCCTGTCGGCACGCGCCTGGGCAGTCAAGGCGCGTCGTTAG